In the Hirundo rustica isolate bHirRus1 chromosome 2, bHirRus1.pri.v3, whole genome shotgun sequence genome, CTGTGTTATATCCATCTCGCTGGCCATGGCTTAAGACCCTAAAACGACGGACACCAACTGTATCAACAACTGAGCGTCCATCAGGAAAAAACTTTACGTCCCTGATCTCTAATATACAGCCATGATCTGCAAatctgaaatgacagaagggCATAAAAGCGGAAGTCATCAACAAGTGTTTTATAGACATCAGGACAAATACTGGGCCTAATTCACCATTTCTTATTTGAAAGAGGATTCTTCTTTGGTGACAATACATTTGTGCTTATTCACATAAGCCACACAACCCCCACCCTTTCTGCCTTCCCTCAGAGGACCTgggcagcagcattttcaggGCAGGTTTGTGGGGTGGGAGGGTTGGAAAGGGATGGGAAACTAAATGAAGCATGTTTCATGCTGGGAGTTGCCAGCTGCTGGTGGCAAATTCATCTggtttgcaaagaaaacaagatggGTAAAGATACTGTAAGGAAATATAGAAACTGAGCAACAAATGCATGGCTGTGAGGGCTGTGCCCCCTACTCAAAGGTGTAAGCAGAAGACTGCAGGCTTTagaagaaaaaggcttttctaTATAGCAAGTCTTTTCTTGCATTTGTTTCCTTTataaaaaacaaactcaaatcAAACCCAAATATCCTCTTCACAAAAGCACATTTATATCCATTATATTTAAAGTAGACACAGGTTTTAATCACACCCTGCAAACAAGCACGCAATAAACTTTTACTTTATCAAGCTTACTTAACTCTACCTTTGTGGTGCAGTGATTTCACTAGCGGCTGATTGCACAATGACTCTTCACCACAATACATCTGCAGGTCTACACCTCAGCCTACTGTTAAGAAGAAAGCACTGTATCTAGTCTCAACTAAAGATACCCAGACCCTGCAGGGTCTGATAAATTCTTTATCATGGATATGCTTGTTTAACTAGGGCTTGGCCATTTCTTACAACAGTGATGAAGAAATGACTCCTGTGTCTGCTCTACCAGAAACCATGGGTTCAGGAGGGGTGGGGGGCAAGGCTCACCACTGTGAACAACTGTTCACAACTCCCAGCCAGTGTACAGGAAAAAatcaggaagagcaggaggagcagagctaCACACAGCTAAGTCCTGGTGCTCTACCAGTAggactgattttaaaaagcaagtctGTTAGTTTATTATAGCAATATTACACTATACACTATTTAAAAAGCTACGTAacaattgtttttaattaattattttagtgATATCCATACTGGATTTAGAAATTAATAGAGAATtgatgattttttcttttttgttcttagaGGAGTTACTTTTGGGTAGACAGGGACCTGAATCAGAGAGACAAGAAAGCACCTGGAAACAGGCATAAAATGAGCTGACAACATTAAGAGACTATATTGTTTTACCAATTATAAgttaaaatggagaaaaaaaaaaaaaacagaggaagataATGAACTAAACATGCTTTGTCACTGTTTTTCAAGGGAGGTATGTATCCATGTCTCAGTAGATGAGGCAAAACAAGTTTCCCCACTTCTTGAATTCCCAAGTTGATTTCGCAATTTTGAATAAAcagaagaacttctttacttgTGTAAGAAGTTGGAACAGCCTGCCAGGTGTCTGCAGATGAAGGTTACCTGCGCTTCAGTTATTTAAGTTATCATGCTCAAAAAGCTTAATTCTTTTAGTAACTCAGACAGGACATAGAAATCTAACTATActgttgcattttaaaataccctTCATGATGTTATCTAACAAACCAATTATTGTGTTTTGGGGATTGCAACGCCTTGGCCCTCTGTATTATTGTACGTGATGGCAAATAAGTTTGGCTCTTCCATAAGCCTACAGGGATAAAATGATACTCATCATTGAAGTCCTAGGGTAATTCTGTCCTCACTCTCACAAGTATTCGCTTCCAAAAAATTGCTAATAGGCCTGAAAGGGACTGTGGAGCATCAGCTGCTACTGGAGTCTGAACTCCACTGAGTGCAGTACTGACAGCATGCCAAATGGCAttgcagcacagccacagctgacTGGAAGCTGCAGCATGTCCTGTATTCTTACAGCTACCTTACTGTCCAgtctggaagaaaaatacaatttcccTCCTGCCCAAGAAGCAGGGAGTAGACAAGGAAAGGCTGCCAAGCTTCAGTAATGACTGCCCCCCTCTCAGCTCCAGTGATGATCACATACAAAAATACTGCTCCTGAGGATGCCTGTCTACTGTGTTCTTAAAAATTCCCATGTTCGTCATCCATTCCACAGTTTGCCAGTGCAGCTTCTGAAGTCAGCAACTATTGCATCTCATAAGGCAGACCTCTCAAGATCACCTCATGCTTCTCCCATGAGCATGCTCTCAAAACCCCATTATCTGTGAAATAGTTAAACTTGAAGGCTTTCGTAGAATCAGAGAATAGTTTTGTATTGTAAGGGACCTTTAATCTAGTCAGTCTCTGCATAGGGAGCTGGAAACACATCAGTGTCAGAATTCACAAAAATGAATGAAAGGTGTGATCATATAGAAAGACAAACCCACTCACTGCAGATAGTTTAGACATTGCAACACAGCAGTAAAGACAAACACTCAAATTCAAcattcagcagcaaaacagaCTTCTCAGCCAAGGGTATACTTTGTCTCATTAAAATGATACCATTCTTTCAGGAAGGTCTGGATGTTTTGCcttatgtttgttttgttttttattttatttttttcaactgaGTAGACAGAGGGGGAATCTTACCCAGACAGTCAGTTTTCACTGGAACAAACAGGCCAGCAAGCTTTCCAAACACACAGCCAATTAAATGCTATTTCTGGAGCCTGTAGGAGCAGGTTGTGTGGCATTCTTGATATTATCCAAGAGGGGagtaataaaattacatttttgtgtaAAAAGGAATGTTTAAAGTTCAGAACTAAGAAGCAAGCAACTTTAGTGTTAGTTCATACAGGACTGGAAGGAACCACAGTGGTTTGGGGAGACAAGTATACTGTGCTGCAGTATTCCATTAGCTCACAGCAGCCTTTGCAACAGGACATTCTCAGCTCATCTCCTTACCCTTTTAATTCATCAGCTAAGCACATGCCAAACTGCTTGGTACCAGTTTCCATGCATCTTCTTATCATTAGGCGATAACGAGGTTCAAAGACATGGAGTGGACAAGGGATGGTAGGAAAGGCCATGGTACATACGAAGATGGGAACATCTTTATTCAAACTGtaagaaaattgtttaaaaaaaaaaaaatcaacttttttttctgggtgcTGCTATATTCAGCATATATCCTTAATATAAGACAAATGGCTTCCTTAGACTCAATCTTTTTAAATGCATATCTCTTCGAGGTTTACCATTTTCACATGACAAACAATATTTCAGGACTCTTTTCCTTAACATAATAAGTAAACAATCCCTCCAGCCTACttccataaaggaaaaaaagtcaaggaACAGCCAATTTCCCAAAAACGTGCCTAGTGATACATCTTAGATACAAATGGCAAGACTTTGGTGACAGCTTTTCACAGTAACAAAGTACTTGAGAACCAGCCATGTTCAAAGCAAGACAGCAGAGAATCGCCAAACTCAGTAAACCCCTTTGATTTCAAAGCCCATTAATCCACTTAATGTTTTGGGGGATTAActgcatgttttgttttgctttttagcTGAGTTATAGCACAACATGCACAAGTCACTGACAAAACTGCGTCCTTGAACTCCTGACCCGAAGTATAACCCACTGATAATTTGAATTCTACTCCCAGAAAACCCCCATGGTATCTTCTAGAGCTATTAAGTtgttgcagagaaaaaaagcaattatcTTAAGAATATTGTTGTGCCTCTCCACTATCCAAGCACATTGTCACTTGTTTATCTGCAACATACGcatcaaaaatacaaaacatcTGGCAGGTTCATTTACAATTTCATTCCTTTGGTGCCTTTTCATAAGCAAATTAATCTTCTTCAGTAATTTAGattgaaaaatacaattttgtaaCAGCTGTCAGTAGTATAAAGAGAGCCTACTTTGACAATTCcttcatttcttcctcataaactttcttcctttcagataATTCCTCTGGCAAGTAACGGACTATCAGCTCTTCTGTAAGGACGGTCTTCTTGTAAGTTCTGCTTGCCAGAAACTACAAGGAAGAGTCAACTCTTAAGTCTGGTAACAAGAAGACAAGTAACATCTCTTCCTCCCAGCCCACTCTTCCCTGAGGCCAAAGTGCACATTAGTCAGGGACTGTACAAATTCCTCACCCTTTTCAGCCTCCAGGCACCAAAACGTCCACTTCAGCCTATGTGGTTCACCCCACTGTCCTTTCAACTCTAACCCCATACCCTTTTTTGGCAAGAGTTGTACTAGGAAGAAAAGGCAGCTCATCCTCACTTTTGCAAAGACACGTGTATCTTTTTCACCTACAGCTGTCAGCTTACTGGCAAGTACTGTGTATGGGATACATTATGTTGGCTGCTGACAAGTGTTGACCAAGGAGCAACCATTCCTTATACACCAGTTTCCACACAAACTGAAAATTTGGTATGAACACAGCTATGGCTTGGGGTCCTCAGGCATGAGCCTGATGTGATACTGGAAGCCTCCATTTCTTTAAGAACCAGCAAAACTGTATTCCAATGAATGCCAAGCATATCCTTGAGTAAATGAGTCCCTGAGTCTGTGCATAGCTTGATGCTGTCAGTAGTGTCTTGATCCAGTTTCACAGGATCAAAgaagtttggattggaaggaacctttaaatgtcatctagtccaaccccttcagtgagcagggacatcttcaaatggatcagattgctcagagtCAATCCAACATGACCTTTAATGTTTCCAGCGATGGAGAATCTGGCCAActccctgggcaacctcttccagAGTCTTATCACCCTCATGGTAAAAAATTTCTTACTTACATCTAATCTCTTCAAATCAACTGTCTTTCACTTTAAAAGCATTACCCCTCTACTAAAATGCCCGTCCCTATCTTTTTTATAAACCCCCTTGAAGTACTGTAAGGCTCGGATCAGGTCTTCCCAGAGCCTTTTCCTCACCAGGCTGATTAACAGCTCTtggcctttcctcataggagtggtgctccagccccagaCCATGTTCatggcccttctctggacttgctcccctgtgctggggaccccagagctggatgcaacACTCCAGGCGGGGTCTCActagaggggcagaatcacctccctcaccctgctgctttGGGTGCAGCTCTGAAGTAGAGCACAGAAAATCTCCACATAGATGTCTTCAGAAGAACACTAGTTTTTGCAGGTTTGTTAATTGGGGCAAGGATATACTTACTTCTGAAAGCTTTTCCTTGCAGAGTGGGCAAAGTGGATTATGGTCAAGGCAACGCTCAAGGCATTTGAGGCAAAAGGTGTGTCCACAGGGTGTGGTAACAGGTTCGTAGAACAACCTTAACATGAAAACATGGAACAGAAACACTAAGCTGCCAACAGAAACAATCCCCAATGTGTGGAGAGGAGTTACTAGTCCTcgctctttctttcttttctgcttttgtatAAACAACAGGTGACAGCGTTATCCATGGATACAAAATGGTTTTCGTTTTTACAAATGGTAAACAATGGAGAACCACATACATAAGAAAACCACTTCCGTAAAGATTCACCAAATCTGAGGTTCAGCAAAAAGGAACAGAGTATTGATTTAGACATTCTCTGGCAGGTCTCTCTTTTTACACCATGATAACTTTTTTCAGAAGCTAGAGAGGCTTTGTTATGTTAATGCCAGGTCAACACAGTCATACCTCATGCAGAGGGAACACTCAAAGTCTGACGCATCCACCAGAGTTGTTGGTATCTCACTCGAAGTGTCAGTGGTGTTTTCAGGTAAAACATCTCCATCTAAGTAGTCAAGAAGATTATTATAGTCAAGACGTAAGCATTACTGCATTTTCCAATGTTCTTTACACTGTTGACTTTTCCATAAAGAACCCGAttcatgcattttctttttagttttgtttctaataaaTATACTTCCCATCTAAGTTTTAGATTTTTGGTAGGAGATCTTTTGGGTAGCAGAGGATGATGTCTGTGCCCAGAGAATACACTTTAGAGCTGAATACCCATTATTTGCTTCTCCAAAAATGATTATGTTGTGGGTTTTTCTAGactagtttttaaaatattctgctatTGCTTTCCCACCACCAGCCCCACATCAGCCAAGCCAGATGTTTTCAAGTACACTAAGTCcagaatttaatttgtttaCACACAGTCAAAATATTTCATCACTGTTTATTACAGATTTCTCAGCAGGGGTAATTTTTCTTACAAATATAAAAAGGCTAACATTTTTCTAGACTAGGCTGTTGTAGAAATCCCAAATTTCAGACAGCTTAAAAGTTAAAAGGACTAGTGGAGTGGCATTAGCTAACACAGCTCTTACTAGCACAACAATCTGCAAACAGAGAGGCAAAACACTTCACTTAAAATTCTATTTAGATTGATTTTAGTGGGTGGTTTATATCTCTGGGTTAAACTCACTTTAAGGGTATGCACTTCAAACTTCACAGCAGCATCACTTAGGCTCAAAAGCTATCAGCTCCAGCTTCTGTTGAAATTTACACAAGCAAACTTGTGTGTAAAACTCTgcaacttcttttaaaatttgcatcttTTTGATGAGTTGCAACAGAGCCGTGACTGCTGCCTCCACATGTTTTTTATTAACCAAACACTTGACTGTTAAAAAGCTCTGCTTTTtatgttaaattaaaattctaGGATACTTTGCTAATGAGTAACTTATGCTCAGCATCTGGTTTATCTTGAGCACAGACAGGATAGGTGGTGTGTGGCctacaaagaaaaacagtgctATCTTTAACCTACATGTCACATGTTAGCATTTAGTAATTGCAAGAACCTGGCTGTGTTAATTCTGCAAATAGTAATATGGCCCTGGGACCTAGCACAGACCAGAAATTAGTGCTTATGGGTAAAACACGACCTCTGGCCTTCCCTGTGAAGATACAGGTGGGTCAGATTTCACAATCTGTTTACTGAGTCTGCAGTTCACAGGCAAGTACAGGTATTTTTCCTCCACAGCAACATTATCAGAAACTGGCCATATATCGATCTCTTGTGGAGGTCACAGACAGCTGTACTTGACAACCTGGAACACTTTCAGGCAGAAGTCAAACTTTTCAAGGTGtgggctgttttgtttttttctttaaggggaaaaaaaatcacaccagcACAGCAACATTTTCAAAGTCTATGTTAACCAATTATTACACTACTCAGTGAAGTACTGTCTTCAGCATTTTTAGCCTCGAGTACTAAAGCCACTCTGGAAGTCTTTGTTAGAAGCTTGAGAAGCATACAAGTTGTAAGCACAGCTATATCAAGTAATAGAAAACTGGGGGGTGGGGACTTACTACCCTTTAAAAGGCTTCTTTGTTTGGTTGGAAAATTTCATGTAGAATTGCATGTGACTGTTTCTAATGCCAGTTAAAGATTAGTTTCCAGGCTTACTTCATCTTTCAATCATATAGAAAGACAATGAAGTTCAGCTATAGCTGAAACCTAGAAAATGGAAACAGCACTACCAACATGAAGATTAAACTGTGAGTGGATTACACATACATTACACTGGAAATGCCccatttgagaaagaaaaatacagttttcattcAATGAACTTAAGCTGCTCTGGAATAAGGTAAACAGGTTGTTagagcagaaacaaaaccaaacacatcaGAGAACAAAATATCATCCCaattcctgcagggaatgtTTTATTGACACCTATAAAAAGGGAGGAGTAAAACCATTTGCAGTTTTTGAGTACGTgcaaaagaaattgcttttctaaGCTACAACACAAAccttttttaagaattttactGGGGACATCCAAGCTCTGCAAATCCCTCATATCACTGGACAGCTTTCTTTTTAAGCCAACCCCAGGTAAACTGGAGAGAATAGCTCCCAAAGACTTCTTGTTGTCATCAAAGTAGAGATCCAGAACGTGATGGGTAACAGAAGAATCAGTGCTTCTGAATACATCAGATTCTTGGGACGGGGTTTTTGTTAACCTGAACACAGTATCctaaaaaaataagaacagtTATATACAGCATGAGACAATTTTGGTTTGCTTTCATCTATTAGTTTTATCAGCAATAGATCAATGTTCCCACGAGAAGCCTAGCAAAGAGAAAGGTCTGTACCAAGGGTCACTTCCCAACTGCATGAACTAGGGTCATGTCTCTCCCTACAGCTCCCGTCTCTAGAAATTATGTCCTTGTCATACTAAACCTTCagtagaaaaaaaccacaaaacacaacTGACCCCCACATGAAGGCATCAcattgttttctgaagaaaaaggtTAACTCTCTTATTTTTCTGAGGAAGTACATCCCAATAAGAGGTCCAATAGCAATGGGAAGAACAGGCTTACCATGAAAATAAGTACCTACACAGGTGCAGACAAAGACAATGTTACACAGATCAGAAAGATCCATGCgctattttttgtatttttatgttgaATGCTTTTTGCTTTACCTTTGAGGACCCAGCAACAGAGTTATCTTCCACAGCTGACTGTGTGTTTATGCTACTCAGAAATGCAGGTTTCAATCTTGTATGGGATGTTCGACTAGAGAAAGGTGCTGTTAGACTATCATGCACATTTTCAAAGGCTGGGAAAAACATCTCACACATTATCTAGTcaattagagagaaaaaaaaaaaaaagaaaaaaataataattacaacATAGATATTTATGTTTGTGTGAACACAGATGCACAAACTCCACAGTTTCTTCCTGCCAAGAAGCTTGCAACATCTAAGACACCCTGCATTTCCCAATGCCCATGGAAAACCTGAATGGCAGTGCCCACCACAGCCATAGTCACATTTCAAGGTGCTCTCCTGGTGTCCGTCTCCCTTAACAAAGGCTTCTACTCCTCAAGAGCATCCAGGGCAGCAGTTTGTTGGATACTCCTCCTGATTCTACCCATCTCCATTTTGACACTCAGACCCTGCCTCCAGAAGTCTTCAGACCATGCTCTCCCATCAAAACCAGTTAAAAGAGATGTGTTTATACATTCCTTGTGTTCTTTATCCATCTCCTCCATCCTCAAGCAGATTTAATCCCCAGCTTAAAGCTGTGTAGAGCCTGTTCCCCCTCTCACCAGTCCCCACCAAGCATCTTGCCAAATCGTCATctcatttttataaaaagctGCCTGTATGGATGGTCACAGAGAACATGATGATGGGCTGTTAGCACTTAATGTGTCTAACTTCCCATAAGGAACAAAATGCTACAAAGACTGCAGGATTTTTCCAGGACAGGGCAGCACACAGCTTCCTCTTGTCCATCCTCAGCCACTTCCCAGATAGAAGTCATTTTTCCACGGGTGCTAAAATTAGCAGCCTCAAGCCTATGCAGTGGAATTCACAAATATATAATCCCTCTGGCTGAGGCAtcaaccaaacccaaaaaatgcCTCACATAGCATACTGCTAAAAAGGTTTACAGGAGAATCTACTGAATCAAACTATCCTTTGGGTTTTTACAATCACCTGAAATACCTTGAATTTTACTTGGCTGTGGgattaaaagcagcagaatggCCAAGTAGccagtaaatatattttataccTTTTGGGCTTCTTTCTTCATTGAGCTCCATTCAGGATTTAAGGCAACACAATAGAGAAA is a window encoding:
- the LONRF2 gene encoding LON peptidase N-terminal domain and RING finger protein 2 isoform X2, which encodes MKNYQQALHDADILCRNKPHWPTGHYVKAKALSGLERTEEALKEFLYCVALNPEWSSMKKEAQKIMCEMFFPAFENVHDSLTAPFSSRTSHTRLKPAFLSSINTQSAVEDNSVAGSSKDTVFRLTKTPSQESDVFRSTDSSVTHHVLDLYFDDNKKSLGAILSSLPGVGLKRKLSSDMRDLQSLDVPSKILKKDGDVLPENTTDTSSEIPTTLVDASDFECSLCMRLFYEPVTTPCGHTFCLKCLERCLDHNPLCPLCKEKLSEFLASRTYKKTVLTEELIVRYLPEELSERKKVYEEEMKELSNLNKDVPIFVCTMAFPTIPCPLHVFEPRYRLMIRRCMETGTKQFGMCLADELKGFADHGCILEIRDVKFFPDGRSVVDTVGVRRFRVLSHGQRDGYNTANIEYLEDKKVEGPEYEELVRLHDSVYDQAVAWFTSLKDNMKVQILNHFGSMPGKEPEPQSNPSGPAWYWWLLAVLPLENRAQLAILAMTSLKDRLIAIRRVLIFVTRKRPR